In Oncorhynchus mykiss isolate Arlee chromosome 1, USDA_OmykA_1.1, whole genome shotgun sequence, the following proteins share a genomic window:
- the LOC110513914 gene encoding olfactomedin-4, with translation MKSSLVFTLMFTGLVSIFPQSSPSDCVCDLKNSERPFPHDKLQTVENSASKCTKNITPQQTIEVEGLLLGLKRRLPQLEADVSVLEQEDDGDLYGTVSLQVIENELSEIQNLIAKLNSTTHSHQRLNTDTAEQLQELKEEMGKLEKFDNMQVVRGKEVNKRLRRDLDQCQNGHHPTAPPPEPAPGNCPLGHLRSVTGPNTYSVTEYGASYAYGSWGRDPKPAAGKESWFWIVPLTSSNVFSNFVRLYSSLSSLVVGVSVPGTVAIHSSNPTTNTIQGPNVVMYGDALYYNCYNKDAVCRFNITAKTVTTVGLPKGTGFNSKFNFCHLDACYGYTDMDLATDESGVWVIYSTPDNFGNLVLAEVIPDSPPTLGRTWTTSAHKRAVTNTFMACGVLYATRYLSKEAEEIFYSFDTVSGRERYDIGMEIKKMSTNIQSLNYSPVDHMLYAYSDSMVVSYKVHFG, from the exons ATGAAGTCCTCTCTGGTGTTCACATTGATGTTCACTGGTCTTGTCTCCATCTTCCCTCAG TCTTCGcccagtgactgtgtgtgtgacctgaAGAACTCTGAGCGCCCCTTCCCTCATGACAAGCTGCAGACTGTAGAGAACAGTGCCTCAAAGTGCACTAAAAACATCACTCCACAGCAG actatagaggtggagggtctgttGCTGGGTCTGAAGAGGCGTCTACCCCAGCTGGAGGCTGATGTGTCAGTGCTGGAGCAGGAGGACGATGGGGATCTGTATGGGACGGTGTCTCTTCAGGTCATAGAGAATGAACTGTCGGAGATCCAGAACCTCATCGCCAAACTCAACAGTACCACTCACAGCCACCAACGCCTCAACACAGACACTGCTGAACAG CTGCAGGAGCTCAAAGAAGAGATGGGGAAGCTGGAGAAATTTGACAACATGCAGGTGGTCAGGGGAAAGGAGGTTAACAAACGTCTGAGGAGGGACTTGGACCAGTGCCAGAACGGCCACCATCCTACTGCCCCACCCCCTGAACCTGCACCTG GAAACTGTCCCCTGGGACACCTCCGGAGCGTGACTGGTCCCAACACATATTCAGTCACTGAATATGGTGCCTCATATGCTTATGGCTCCTGGGGTCGTGACCCCAAACCTGCTGCAGGGAAGGAGAGCTGGTTTTGGATAGTGCCTTTGACTTCAAGCAATGTCTTCTCTAACTTTGTGAGACTTTATAGCAGCCTGAGCTCTCTGGTTGTGGGGGTCAGTGTTCCAGGCACTGTGGCGATTCACTCCTCCAaccccaccaccaacaccatccAGGGGCCTAACGTTGTAATGTATGGGGACGCCCTCTACTACAACTGCTACAACAAGGACGCTGTCTGCCGCTTCAACATCACAGCAAAAACAGTCACCACCGTGGGCCTGCCCAAAGGTACTGGGTTCAACAGCAAGTTCAACTTCTGCCATCTGGATGCTTGTTATGGTTACACTGACATGGACCTGGCTACTGATGAGTCTGGTGTCTGGGTGATCTACAGCACCCCTGATAACTTTGGTAACCTGGTCCTCGCTGAGGTGATCCCTGACAGTCCTCCCACCCTGGGCCGGACCTGGACCACTTCAGCTCATAAGCGTGCTGTGACCAACACCTTTATGGCGTGCGGTGTGCTCTACGCCACGCGGTACCTGAGTAAGGAAGCAGAGGAGATATTCTACTCCTTTGATACTGTGAGCGGCCGGGAGCGTTATGACATCGGTATGGAGATCAAGAAGATGTCCACCAACATCCAGTCCCtcaactacagccccgttgaCCACATGCTGTATGCCTACAGTGATTCGATGGTTGTTTCCTACAAGGTTCATTTTGGGTAA